The Homo sapiens chromosome 16, GRCh38.p14 Primary Assembly genome includes the window TCCTGCCCTCCTGCAGGTGGGGTAATCCTGCCAGGGTGACCTTGGTCAGCCATAAACTTGGGGAATGAGTGGGTGacaggctggggaggggctgccagcaaggaggaaggagctggagagtgtggaggtgggagtggggggaGAAAGGGCAGACCCCCttcaattttctgtcttttctgtggTGTGAAAGGCCCTGGCTCCCCGCTGGCTCTGAGCTCTGACTCCAGGCAGGCCGGGGAGAGAACAGTGGATGGGCCAAGACAGGTGGCCCTGTCATGTGATGTGTGCCCAGGGACTACTCAGCCCTCACTTTTAGAACGGTTTCCGGAAGTGATGGGAGGGATTGGGCAGGGCAGCTAAATATAGTCCTGGGGCCATGGCTCAGTCTGGGAGGGTCTTCCGCTGAGCACTGTGTGCCCATCACGCGTGGTGTCCACTGCCAGCTGCCCCTGTGAGTCCCTGTCCTTGCTTGGAGCCTGCTGCTTGTCTCAGATCCTTGGACCCAGCCCTGACCCCAGTCCAGCTAAGCTCAACCCTGACCGGTCCTCCTTCGAGACTCTTTCAGCCTAAGATCTCCAACCAGACCTGTGAGTCCCGTGGGctggagagagggggaggggaggtcTGGGTATCTTGGTAAAGTGAGGGAGGGGAGTCTCGGAGTGGGGGCTCTGGAGAATTTGGGTCCGGGACTAAGGTCAGAGGCTGAGGCCTGGGGCTAAGGCGAGGGCAAGGACAGTGGGCTAGAATCTGGGCTTGTGTTCAGGAACTGGGGTTGACTGATAGGGCATATTTTTGGGGTTGGAGCTGAGAATTGCAGTGGAGGCTGCTTTTGGGCCTGAGACCGAGTTCCTCTTTCCCCTTGGCCGTCAGAGTCCCATCCAGTGTAGGATGTGAGGTCTTTACAGGCTGGGGCTTCTCCCTGCGGGGCGGCGGGCCCGGCCTGGGCTagggctgggccagggctgggccGGGAGCGCGGCGCCGCGGGGTCCCCCTAACCTACTCCTCCTCCACCCAGGCCCGCCATGTCGGCTGCGCCCGGCCTCCTGCACCAGGAGCTGTCCTGCCCGCTGTGCCTGCAGCTGTTCGACGCGCCCGTGACAGCCGAGTGCGGCCACAGTTTCTGCCGCGCCTGCCTAGGCCGCGTGGCCGGGGAGCCGGCGGCGGATGGCACCGTTCTCTGCCCCTGCTGCCAGGCCCCCACGCGGCCGCAGGCACTCAGCACCAACCTGCAGCTGGCGCGCCTGGTGGAGGGGCTGGCCCAGGTGCCGCAGGGCCACTGCGAGGAGCACCTGGACCCGCTGAGCATCTACTGCGAGCAGGACCGCGCGCTGGTGTGCGGAGTGTGCGCCTCACTCGGCTCGCACCGCGGTCATCGCCTCCTGCCTGCCGCCGAGGCCCACGCACGCCTCAAGGTGCGGGATCCGCGCGCATCGTGGTCGGAGGGGCTGTTCGGTGGCACGGGGCCGATGGGGAGGTCGCTGCAGTGATTTGGATTCTGAGTCTCTAGAGAGGCTCACGAGCTCCTGGAGttgcggggggcgggggcggggcgaaGCAGCCAGGAAAGAGGGTCTGAGGAGCTTAAGGCGGGGCTGGCAGAGGAAAGCCGCGCAGGGATGGAGCCTGGCGATAAGGGCGCTGAGCAAACGTAGGTTTCCCGGCCTTAGTCCCTAGAGGAAACTGGAGATGGGCGGGCGGAGCCCCAGGGCGGGTCTGATGGGCCGGGCGGAGCCAGGCGGAGCAGGGACTGACCAGCCCCTGCGGCCCACGCTCGCATTCCTGCACCCGGTGGGCCGTTCGGGCTGGCTCCCTGCTCGGCGCTGGCCCACTTTGGACTGGAGGCGCGGCGTTCGGGACCGAGCCAGGCGGCCGGGGCAGGGTTGTCCCCTTGTGCTCAGCGGAGGCCCACGCACCCCTGAAGCTGCGGAACTTGGGCTGGCCTGACGGTCCCCAGGCGGGGCCTCACCAGAAGGGAGACTGTAAGGGCTAGGCAGCCGGGATCTGCACTTATGTGTGCGGGCCCAGGGTGGCACCGAGAGCCCCGTCCAGGATGTTTTTCTGGGTGGAGCTGGAAGTCCCGAAAGCCTTGGGAGCCCACACGCAGTTGTGCGCGTCCCGAAGTACCCAGCAGAGACACCCAGACAGAGGCAAATAGAGACGAACGCACACTGGCTGGTGCGTGTCATCCGTGTGGCAAAAGCACACACGTATAGCTACCGGCGGGCACGTGTGCGCGCAGCCCCAGTAAAGTCTGCCATGAATATTTATTGGGCAGTGGAAGAATAAATGACAGgtgcaggggctggaggaggcggGGTCTGGAGGCACGGAGGCGTCCTTGGTCCCCGAGGTGGAGACACTGCTGTTGTCTTACGCGACTGGTGCGCGCGTGGGGCTGGCTTCACAGGCGTTGCATTACTCCTTTTGCCTTGACCCGCCTCCTAGAAGGGGTAGACCACCGTCCTTTCGTTGGTATTCGAGGCCCCCAGACTTCCCAGGGACCCAGCCTCTCAGTCCTGCCTGGCCCAGTTCAGCCCAGTCCTAGCTGGTGGTCTCCTAGCTCAGGGCAGGAGCCTCCTCCCGGGACCCCTCCCATCCCAGCACACCTGTGCTTAAGACCCCAACCTCAGGGCAACCCGCTCGgatccccttccatgctgtggaagctttgttcttttgctctttgcaataaatcttgctgccgctaaaaaaaaaacaaaaaacaaacaaacaaaaaaaacccaacctcGCCCAACCTTGCCCGTCTTTATCTGCGAAGAAAGCACAGAACCCATGAAACGGAACAGGGCCCAGGCAGCCCAGGAGCCTGGAAGGGGGCAGTGGGGCGAGATGCAGCCCACCAGGGTTCGCGGCAGCCCAGCCCTTCGCCCCCGGGAGGGGCTGGCCGGAGGTCTGAGGGAGGACCCCAGGAGGGACCCTGAAGGAGGGGAACAGGAAGGCTCTGGGCGGGACCTGACGCGTGGGTCCTTGGCGAGGAAGCGGGGTTGGGTCCCGAGATCACGTACCAGCTCAGAGTGGCCCTCACGCAGCCCGCTGCAGCCGTGCGGCCTCCTCCAACATGCGCATGTCGCGCAGCACGGCCACGACGAGCTCGGCTGCGTAGTCCTCGTAGTAGGAGGCGACCAGCTTGTCGGTGAGGTCCACGATATCTAGCTGCCCGAGCGCGCCCCGCGGGATGCGCTCAAAGCCCTCGCGCAGCGGCACCGTCCCCAGCTTCATCTTGAACTTCTTGAGCTCCTCCGGTGTCAGGTTCTCCAGCACCTTCAGGATGGCCTCGCGCTTCGTTCCCATGGCTCAGCCCTGCGCCTCTGAGCCTCCGAGGGCCTGGAGCCATCAGGTCCTACCTTTCCTGCAGCAGGTGGAGCTGCCGCCCCCGGGGATGTCCCGGGAAGGAGACTGATCTGGCAGCTCCTATTCAACCCTGTGGCTCCTGCTGGGAGGGGACTCTGCAAACACCGCCTAGAGGGTCCCCCAGTTTCCCCTGGGAGAGTGGGGGCGCCAAATTGTTGAGGTGGGGATTGCTGTTCCCAAtctgcagaggaggaaacaggtTGCAAGTCATTGAGGCAGGAATGGAACTGATTCCATGGTCAGGCACCTCCCAGCAAAGAAGTGGCTTTGTAGCctggcatggttgctcatgcttgtagtgccagctactcgggaggctgaagcaaaaggattgcttgagcctaggagttcgagttgtgattctgccactgcactccagcctaggcaatcctgtctccaaaaaaaaaaaaaaaaaaaaaaaaaatggctttggcAGGAGTATTGGGAGCTCTCctatatttgcatatttgcatTTGAGGTCTTGGGTAAGATCTAGACCACA containing:
- the PYDC1 gene encoding pyrin domain-containing protein 1 is translated as MGTKREAILKVLENLTPEELKKFKMKLGTVPLREGFERIPRGALGQLDIVDLTDKLVASYYEDYAAELVVAVLRDMRMLEEAARLQRAA